The Bdellovibrionales bacterium genome includes the window CGACATTCCATGTTCACCTGAGGCAGAAATGAAGATCACATTTTTTTTCATTAGGTTCATTTCATCTTCGTCGAGACTCAGATTCTTCAGGCTCAGACTGTCGTTGGAAATGGATTGCGAAAAATCAAGGGATTTCCCTCTGGAGCAATAAAACGAATTTCCGTCAGAATCTAATCCGCCAAAAAATTTCCAACCGCTGGTCTTACGAGGAAAGCCAAATTGCCACATATCTTCTCCTGGTATTGGAGGACTCGTTGAAATGTTAATCCCAGGGCCGAGGGCTCGATCTATCTTAAGAGTGACTAAGTCAAGATGCGGTGGAAAAAGTTTACCCTCTTCCAAGGAACTCTCAGTCCTTTGGACATATTTCTTAAGGGATGCGATGTCTCCCCTGTTAATGTTATCCACATGGACAGCCAAATTTTCTGGAGTGCCAACAAGATTTCCTTGACTGTCATAGATGAAGGCCAGCAACTGAATTTGTCGCAACTGTTCCATCCCTTCATTGGTTTCTAAGCGCAGACGAGGGATTGATGAAAGGATTGAAAATATTTCCTGTTGAATAACATGAGCAGCTCCAAAGGCTTTTGTGCCATCCTCTATGAGTACAATTGAGGAGTTTCGATAGGAATCGAAAAGCCTGCATTCTTGAAATTTCTCCCTCAAACATATTTCGAGCTCCCTTATGTTGAGGTCATCTGTGGAAGGAGGGGGTTCTCTTCGTGCCTTTAATTTAAAAAGTAATCTCTCTCGGATCTCGAAGTTATCGTCACCAAAAACCTCCCTCACACTCTTTCCTCTTTCGCCAGGAAGAATCATTCGGAAGGTCGACCTTCGTGCGGATTCAGACGAAATCTGACACAATTCGGAAGCAACAGGGTGAAATCCCAGATTGGAAGTTGCATTGTCTGGCTCTGATGCGGAAGCAAAAGCAGCTTGGATTACAAGTAGAACAAGTGAAAATAAGATGGTCGTTCCAGCAGATGGTGTCATGGGCTTCCTTTTAGTTGCAGGTCCTCGGCAACAATCGCCGCTTCCGGGAGACTACCACACATTTGCTCCTTATAGCGCATTCATACCGTCTATTTTTTTGAAGTGACTGGCGGAGCTTTGAATGTTGCAAACATAATAGACGGAGATGCTTGTTTTACGAACGAATTATAGATATTTGTGAGAGGGGCTAGATTTCAGGTGAAAAGATGAGGAGGAGAATTATCGTGAAAACAGATTTTAATCAAATTCAGCTTCCCACACATCTTAAAAAGTATGTTGTGAGTCAAGATTACGGACGTTACACCTCCGAAGACCAAGCGGTTTGGCGCTATATCTTGCGCAGACTGACTAACTTTTTGTCTGAAAAGGCTCATCCTTGTTACTTGGAGGGCATGGAGCGATCTGGAATTTCAGTTGAGTTTATACCGCGAATAGAAGAGATCAATAGCAGGCTCGCTGAATTTGGATGGGGAGCGGTTTCTGTGAGTGGTTTTATCCCTCCGGCGGCCTTTATGGAGTTTCAATCGTTAGGTTTACTTCCAATTGCTTGTGACATGAGAACGATCGATCATCTGCTCTACACTCCTGCCCCCGACATTGTTCATGAGGCCGCTGGACATGCTCCTATGCTCGTGGACCCGGCCTACGCGCGCTACCTGAGGCGATATGCCGAGATTGCAAGCAAGGCAATCATCAGTAAAGAGGACTTGGCTCAGTACGAGGCCATCCGGATATTGAGTGACTGCAAAGAAAATCCTGATAGTGAACCCAGTGAGATCGCGGAGGCATTGGAAAAGCTGAATGAAGCAAGTCTTGCGATTTCCTATGTTTCAGAGGCGGCCTACTTGGGACGCATGAATTGGTGGACAGCAGAATATGGACTTATTGGAGATTTAAATGAACCCAAAATATTTGGAGCCGGGCTTCTTTCATCATTAGGAGAATCACTCACTTGTCTAGATGAGAAAGTACCGAAACTACCCTTAACATTACATTGTCTTGATTATTCTTACGATATTACTGAACCTCAGCCACAGCTTTTTGTAACTCCATCTTTTGAAGTCCTTGAGAACGTACTGAGGAAGCTCGGCTCTCAAATGGCATTCAATCAGGGAGGACTTATTGGTCTAGAGAAAGCTCTCGCGGCAAAAACAGTTAACACGATCGAACTCAATTCAGGCCTTCAGATTTCGGGCATTCTTTCGTCCTATCGTTCGGCTCAGGTGGCAGGTCTTGTTGAGCCCATTTTTTTCTGTTTCAAAGGGCCGTCACAGCTTTGTTTGCAGGGAAATCAGCTTGATGGACATGGGACTGACTACCACTCTGAGGGTTTCAGTTCTCCTGTGGGCTTGCTTAGAAATGAAAACAGGTGTCTTTCGGTTATGGACAGCCAGGATTTGCAAAGACTTGGCTTGGTGGTCGATACGACAGCGACTCTTTGTTTTGCCTCGGGAATCATTTTGACCGGTCTAGTGAGAAAAATTGTTCGGAAAAATGGCAAATTATTCTGATTAGCTTTGATCAATGTACAATCTCTCTAGGAGATGAATTTCTTTTTAGGCCAGAGTGGGGAGCTTTCGATCTGGGAGTGGGAAGTCTGATTTCTTCTGTTTTTGGAGGACCTGCAGATCGAATACAACACGGCAAACTTGATGATTTTGTTGCGAAGAGAGTTCAGAATAG containing:
- a CDS encoding aromatic amino acid hydroxylase, translated to MRRRIIVKTDFNQIQLPTHLKKYVVSQDYGRYTSEDQAVWRYILRRLTNFLSEKAHPCYLEGMERSGISVEFIPRIEEINSRLAEFGWGAVSVSGFIPPAAFMEFQSLGLLPIACDMRTIDHLLYTPAPDIVHEAAGHAPMLVDPAYARYLRRYAEIASKAIISKEDLAQYEAIRILSDCKENPDSEPSEIAEALEKLNEASLAISYVSEAAYLGRMNWWTAEYGLIGDLNEPKIFGAGLLSSLGESLTCLDEKVPKLPLTLHCLDYSYDITEPQPQLFVTPSFEVLENVLRKLGSQMAFNQGGLIGLEKALAAKTVNTIELNSGLQISGILSSYRSAQVAGLVEPIFFCFKGPSQLCLQGNQLDGHGTDYHSEGFSSPVGLLRNENRCLSVMDSQDLQRLGLVVDTTATLCFASGIILTGLVRKIVRKNGKLF
- a CDS encoding trypsin-like peptidase domain-containing protein → MTPSAGTTILFSLVLLVIQAAFASASEPDNATSNLGFHPVASELCQISSESARRSTFRMILPGERGKSVREVFGDDNFEIRERLLFKLKARREPPPSTDDLNIRELEICLREKFQECRLFDSYRNSSIVLIEDGTKAFGAAHVIQQEIFSILSSIPRLRLETNEGMEQLRQIQLLAFIYDSQGNLVGTPENLAVHVDNINRGDIASLKKYVQRTESSLEEGKLFPPHLDLVTLKIDRALGPGINISTSPPIPGEDMWQFGFPRKTSGWKFFGGLDSDGNSFYCSRGKSLDFSQSISNDSLSLKNLSLDEDEMNLMKKNVIFISASGEHGMSGGPLLNAKGELIAIHSGSIGLAIPPMKPLSLSRLVAGQTGAK